The Clupea harengus chromosome 26, Ch_v2.0.2, whole genome shotgun sequence region AGCTACAGATgggtgtgtatgaaatgtagaCTCCCATTCATATTATTATGGTGTCTATATGGCTTCTTTACCTGAATGTTTAGATTATTTCTTATTGTTTGCTGATAAATCTCTATGTAGGTACGAGTTTGTTCCTGTGTTTTCAGTGAGAGTACTGCCAAAATGGCCTTTTTAATGATGTTCTATTATTAATGGAGGTTACTTAAGCATAGGAGTGCAGACATTCTAGCAGggcaagatactccactgcctCCAACATTCAAAGAAAACGAACAAATTAAAAGTGTTCAGTGTTAACAGGGCTAAATGTCTGGGATACTGGTGCCAGGATATGACCCTGCGTGTACTTTATCATAACCTattatttcatttctgtttaaTTGTGATGTTTTCTTCACCAGTACTGAATCACTGATGGTCAGGCTACTGAGGGGTCTGTATGAGACATAGGCACCCATTCATTGGGTCTATGGTGTCTATATGGCTTCTTTACCTGCAGGTTTATAATTTAATGTATGCTGGTGTATGGGTATGTGGATAAAAgtattttcctgtttgtttttgggACGTtctacaaaaaaaaggaaagttcTGTGAATTGACTGTTGTGTTCTTAATGTAGGGTACCTAATCATAGGAGTGCAGACATTGCAGTTGAGCAAGATATTCCACTGCCATTCACAGTCAGAGCAAAGCACAAATAAAAAGTCTTCtgaattaacacacacaaaaacacacaaaactttAAGAAAGATTGGAAGCTTATATGCAGGTCTCAAACTCTTTTAATCCTCTGTCCTCATATCAAGTTATAAACTATTATAAAACATacttgcattcacacacataaacacatatgtctttataaatacacacacaaacatacagtttcAAAAGCTTTGAGGAAaattggagggtttcttcagtttaccagcccatCCCACCTACCCCATGACCTTTTAGTTCACACCTCCAACCCACCCCCATATACCCTTCCCTACCaaatcacctttcagttcacacatccaggaATGACCCATCTACCCTCCTTTGTGTTGTCTGCAGGTTGAACCcgaccacgcccacctgaggaccatcaCACGTGAACACTGCACATTCCTTCCCATACTCCTTTGTCATTCtaatttgcattccaaaagtTCCAGCAGCTGATTGGTTAGGCTTGAATCCAAGAAGCTGATGGATCAGACAGAGGATgcactatattaacaccacatagGGGAGACTGAACTCACCATTGTAAGGTagacactgggatgctctggatggATACTGAACACACCTTCGTAAGATAGGaactgggatgctctggatggatactgaactcaccgttgtaaggtagacactgggatgctctgggtggatactgcatgtgtgtttttgtatattgcAACAACAGTACAACTATATTGTAGTTCTTTGTTTAACAAATCATCCTTATATTGGAGGAATGTTGGACTGGATTTCCTTTTGCAAAACAGAGCTGAATTGACtggcactgggatgctctgaAGGAGTAAGTGTGTAATTCTTTGGAAGCGTATTGTAGAAGTGTAAGTCTCCAACAGTTCAACTAAACTGTAGTTCTTTTGTGcattttctttgagaaacagaactgaagtctgaaatgtcaGGACATACTGAAACATCACAactgctcatgtcagtgaaggaggagttcaaagaagaagaatttgatgatttcttgCAAGACTATCTGTCTTCAATTCggaaagtggaagaaaagcctggactggaagctgactgtaagactgaaatatacacatcaCCAATCTTGACCCACAAAGAAGATGAGTATTCACCATTGGAAATTAAACAGGAAGAAAAATCTGATTTGAGAGAATATGGTCACGATGACTCTACTCCTGCACGTAAGTTGCTCATTACTTTGTATCATGACAATATGAAATGAATATGAcatcatgttaatatgaagtgaatatgaaatCAAGTTAATATGAAGTGAACATGAAATCATGTGAATATGAAATCAagttaatatgaagtgaatatgaaatCAATTCAATATGAAATCATGTGAATATGAAATCAagttaatatgaagtgaatatgaaatCAATTCAATATGAaatcatgttaatatgaagctgcaaggGCACCCAGAGGATGTCTTCCTATTGTAGCTTTCCAACTATCCTTTCGTAACTTAGGGGACCATCTTCACAGTTGGGAGCTGCTAGCGTGTGTTAatattaactcatgttaatatctGTGAATACTGACTCTGTGAATAAGAAGCTGGACAGGCACCccaagggtttctacctttttctATTATAATTTTACGAGTTCAATTGAGGAGACtttaacatcagctagataactggtgtgatatttaaaataataatatattaaaaaaatattgaatGCCATTGGAACTCATGCATTTATACTGTTATAGGTTATAAAGGTTATATCAAAGTTGattcgaaaaaaaaaaacctggctTGTGCTTTACTCAATTAAATGTGAGACCTATTATGGGAAAACTTTAATGTTGGGATGTCATTTGCAGTCttttaacatttaaaacatttaaaatgtctgaTCATTTTGTCTCCAGATCTCTAACTCATGTGCCTGTATCTCTGCCTACATTTACAGTGCTGTCTTGCTGTCAGCAGTCCAACacaaggaagaaaaaacatgaatgctcccagtgtttcaaaacctTTCCTAAATCTTCcgctcttgcaattcatcaacgaacacacacaggagaaaagccacatcaatgttctcagtgtggaaatgCCTATAGCCAAATGTgtaatctcaagagacaccagaggatccacactcgGGAAAACCCACATCATTGTTCTCAGGTTGGAAAGACCTTTACTGTAATGGGTCTTCTCAAGgaacaccagatgatccatactgaggaaaagccacaccagggttctcagtgtggaaagacttttaaatgtatgtcttatctcaagagacaccagaggatccacactggggaaaagccacatcagtgttctcagtgtggcaAGGCCTATCATCGAATGTctcatctgaagacacaccagaggatccacactggagaaaagccatatcattgttctcagtgtggaaagacctttagccGAATGTGTTATCTCAaggaacaccagaggatccacactggggagaagccacatcagtgttctcagtgtggaaatgCCTTTCGCTCAATGTCTAATCTCAatgcacaccagaggatccacactggggaaaagccacatcattgttctcagtgtggaaagacctttactgTAATGGGtactctcaagagacaccagaggatccacactggggaaaagccacatcagtgttctcagtgtggcaAGGCCTATCATCAAATTTctcatctgaagacacaccagaggatccacactggagaaaagccatatcattgttctcagtgtggaaagacctttagccAAATGTGTTATCTCAaggaacaccagaggatccacactggggagaagccacatcagtgttttcattgtGGAAATGCCTTTCGCTCAATGTCTAATCTCAaggcacaccagaggatccacactggggaaaagccacatcattgttctcagtgtggaaagacctttactgTAATGGgtcatctcaagagacaccagaggatccatactggggaaaagccatatcattgttctcagtgtggaaagacctttactgTAATGGgtcatctcaagagacaccagatgatccatactggggaaaagccacaccagtgttttcagtgtgggAAGTGCTTTAATACCAAAAGcaatctcaagacacatcagaaaATACATACTAGAGTAGCTCAcatctaacccccccccccatcagatCACGCATACAGCGGAAAAGCCTTATCAGTTTCTTCAGCGTAGGAAGGCCTTTAATAGAATATCTAGTCTCAAGGTACATCAGAAAATACATACTAGAGAAAGACCCCACCAGTGCAGTGCACAAGAAAAGAGACacacttttcttctttgcaCACTAACATATGATCCAGtcaccttgacctgcaaagaagaaaagtaatGTATTGATGGAAATTAAGAAGATTAATAAGTTTGTTGGCTTTAAGTTGTGCTTTACTCAAACAAATTGTCAGATTTTTGAGAGATACTATTGGAATGTCTTTACCATGGGCTACTATGAGCTGACAAGACATAAAAGTaaaatttaaaacattttgataAGTATTATTTATATGTTATGAAACAGGTTAATCTCATGGGGGTTTAAGGTAAGGTTTTACTCTTAAGGCCCAGTGGAAAGTTTCAAGAACCATCGTGAAATACATGCAGCCTGAAGAAGAGGGTTTCTGTAGCTGGGTAACTTCAGTAGTTACTGAGGAAGAGCAAATGGCTGAATGCAGGTGTTCATTAATCATTGATGATTAGGCTACAGATGGATGTGTATGAAATGTAGGCCCCCATTCATATTATtatggtgtctgtgtgacttAGTTACCTTGGAAACATGGAAGCTTTCTTCAGTTCACACCCCACCTGTCCTCTAATTCCCCATCACCTTTCAGTTCCCAACCccacctgtcctctccttccccatcaccTTTCAGTTCCCAACCccacctgtcctctccttccccatcaccTTTCAGTTCCCAACCccacctgtcctctccttccccatcaccTTTCAGTTCCCAACCccacctgtcctctccttccccatcaccTTTCAGTTCCCAACCccacctgtcctctccttccccatcaccTTTCAGTTCCCAACCccacctgtcctctccttccccatcaccTTTCAGTTCCCAACCccacctgtcctctccttccccatcacctttcagttcacactCCCATACTACCCTCCCgtgtggagtttctgcaggctgagctatggccTTGCCCACCTCAGGAGCATCAGAGGTGTAAACAGTGCTCATATGCATGGAGTTCCTGCACATAATCCTTTGTCATTCAAGTTTGTATTCCAAAAAGCTCATCCAGCTCATTGGTTAGATTTTTAATCCAAGAAGCTAATGGGTCAGATAGAAGATGCATTAGATTAACACCGCAGAGTGGAGTCTGAACTCACATTTGTAAGGTGACACTGATGATAAGGTTACTGATGGGTGTGTATGATATGTAGGCTCCCGATCATTATTATGGTGGCTATATGGCCTATTGTCCTGCatgtttatattttgtttgctggTGAAACTCTATGTGGATAAAAGtctgttcctgtttgtttagtAGGAGTACAATCAAAAATAAAgttattttttatcattttcgtGAATTGTGTTTAGTCTGGTTGTATTCTTGAAGTAAGGTACACAATGAAAAAGCCCTtactatttatatatatttagcataatatattattacttatatactataatatatataGTGTTTATTCCTGTTGTATTCTTAAAGTAAGGTACACGATGAAAAGATAGGTGATTTCAACATTCAGaaattgtattgtatatgtatTGTACCTGGTTTCACTACTAAATATTAGTAACTTCAGAGTAACTTTTTCTTCTCCAAAATCAGTGCCctacacaatgaatattgatgagatgggtgtaaacacacctgtgaTTGCCCCTCCCCATTGTCACTGCTTATGGCCTGTCTGTCAATGGGCCTGGAATGGCATTGTggctctctgtcctccacaaGCATCAGTCTTGAAAGTCCAAAAGAGTGTAAAAATATGGCCTCTTCAAAAATATGGCCTTTTCAGCTGTAGGTTACTCCATAGATTACAGAAATGATCAGTCCTCATCAGGATGCCAAGCATCAAAACAGTTTCTTTCTGGTAGAAGGCAAAGGTAGACGTCACATGCTTTGTACTTCCATGGGGTTTTAGTTTGCTCTCCCCTATGTATCCTGCAATATGCACAGGTCTTGCAGGTGTTCAGCTCAACCCCACAAACTGGAATGTGAACATGGCTGGCGTTCTTCACAGGAGCCTTTTGTGTCTGAGTCTTCATTGCCATGCCACACAGCTGTTCAATGAGCTCCTCCATGAAAGCCTTGTGTGTCATGCTGTCTTTGTGAATGTTTTGCATGAGTTCTTTGTGGAGAATGGAGGCATTTGTTGCAGCAATATCCAGCAAGTGAAAAAAGAGTTTCCTGTACCACTTCAGAGTTTTGTGCTGCGCTGTGTAGAACTGGTCTGACAAATCCACACCTCCCATGAGGTTGTTGAATTCTACCACAGGTGAGGGGCATGGAAAGCACTGTGAGGACAAGACACCATGTCTGGTTTTCACTCTTCTCATTGTTGTTTCCCCAGTGTAGGCTGCATGGATggtgggacagacagacacctctcGTGTACCCATCCATTTAACATAGAGAAGAGGACCATCCCTTATGTTCCTCTAGGGGGCGTGTTTGTCAGTACATTGACATCACTGCATGGGCACTCCTTTCGGGAATCTCTGTAGGTTCCACAAGCACCAAACTAAGAAGCAAACAAGTCCTTGAAAAGCTTTGGGCTTGTATAGAAATTGTCCATGTACACATGGTATCCAGACCCCAAATACCTTCTGTCAATCAGTGACATGACACAGACATAAGAGAGGTATTGCCCTGTGGGGAAGTTGTTCTTTCCAGTGTACACAGAAAAGTCCACATTGTACCCATTGCTTGAGTCTGCTAGCACAAACAACTTGAAACCCCACTTATTTGGTTTGACCTTCATATACTGCGTCATAGTATGTCCTTTGCAAGCTCATACACAGCAATCTTCCTGTGGGGATGGTAGAATGCCATGTTCATGAGGGGTGTGAGCCGGAACAGTCCGTCGTGTGCTGAGGTTCCCCCCTTGGCATTAGGGATGGGAATTGAGAACCGATTCCTGttaagaaccggttcccagtggacaGATTCCTTGGAATCATTAGCCAAagtccttttcgattccgctatcgatattaattttttttaaatacatttttttctccgattccgctatagatactttttaaaataaatattaatttttagattttttttttttattattccgGTATCATGTAAGTGCCGTTTAGGTATGTACGTGCACGCAGCTTTggtttgttttagactgcagccaacatggcgtctaggcagaggtgtggttatatttcacgcaaaaagatgaccacagggccacttgcaatgcttgcaaaacgtctctttcgtcaaagaggggaaaaactaccattacgccgaaacatttgtccatacggcatgcaataactttgcaggaatgtcacgtttttgagcgctacagagtgacgataacgttaatgaatctcaaccaagcaacagcagcgcggctaacgttagcgcttcatctgttaatatcgaaggtaaactctgacagtctattgtgttagtgctattggtttcattgtgtaaaccagctttcactatttgtttatgtcagttttattgttagttcaaggagaatacacttaaaaaaaaacagcactgtaattggcaagttcaaatattatttagcacagcggttctcaaactctggtatatcaaagacccctaaactgccacaaattagaccagggagggatccctatttgataagattattttccaggctcccccatctgatttttgagtttagatgttttattacaaaaattgtatgtaacccattaccaaatcagtcatacattctgtttcTTATGGTTGGAAATATGGTCAAAACAACCCCctagcaccccatcaaggaaaagggtccctaggctatgggtctctgcaggggcggttttaggcacgggcgaaccgggcagccgcccggggcggcactttttcataagacgtggggggcggcaggagcacttaaaaaaaatcatctgggccgcaaagcggttttctattatctattatatcactgtgtgtggaattggcaaattggcgccccctgcagctgcaggcgcctccgctcgctaagaaggtgccgtaGACAGATtctgagtgagaagggagaagggggaaggggagggggggcgggggacagttcacctctgggtctcccaaatggaacggacaagggggGGAACGGGGGATCCACTGtcacacctcgactttcttccaaataacgcacattcataacattataattacaggcctatgattcctgcacgttttcgtttttctgaattgtgtgaaatggctaatacaaataggtaatacagaacgattatgtggtcaccaagggcaaggtgaattggtggaaggagaccactgactgcttcaacttatccaactggtgaaggtagtagttagcagagtatagatagatagatagaaagatagatagatactttaatTATGCCAAGGGAAATTGAATACATCCAGTGTGTTGTGCCATGACAGAGGTTTACTGAACGCCCCATCATACTGCCCCAATGTTAAATGTATGGAGACATTTAGTCACTTTTGACCGAAGACACAACAAGTGTTATTGTGCTGTAAAATGATTTtcatgatgattttttttttcatgtatatTGCAAATGTGTGCTGTTAAATtgttaaatacaaaaaatagaTGTGGATTTGGATGCGTTCTATTTATgttgaaatattttgtgaatttcccttattttgaataaaaccgAGTGGTACAACATTGTTAACTAGCTGCAAATGATACAGTACATAAAGCATTATCAACGTTTATGTCAGGCCAGCCAATTCTGACCTGAACCACAACAAGTGTAacagttgttgttgctgctgttgttgttgttgttgctgctgctgttgttgttgatgttgttattgtaatatgtttttctttctataATCTGATGTGATTGTCATACACATGCTACTGTTTTATGTAAAATGCTTTATATATCACTCTTGTATTCAATTttttccaaatatgttttgGCAGTCAGTCGAGAATCTGTGTGCATAGAGTGCTGCTTGGGAGTACAAAGGTGTTGGGGATTGGTGTCTTCAGTTTGGGGATCCTACTAGTTGAGTATTGGTGAACAAATCTGAGGCACTCAGGAGGGTAATACGTTCAGAACGCCTTTAATATCTCTTGGCTGTTTAGTCAAagtaacaataaaaaaacatgcttaTGTGTTTCAGTCATAAGAACCTTCATAAGGGCaagtcaaaatggctgcctttgGGCTGTTTCTTAGATGTTAACAAGTAGTCACATGACTAGTATGGACAGGTAAGTAGTCACATAATTAATGTAGCCAGCTCAAGTCACATGACAgatcacatccaaacacacacacactatcagaatCATCTTAATGTCTTACTTATGGCTAACATCATGTTCTGTCCTTCCTGTATGTACCAGTTTGCCCTgatgtaagtcactttggacaaaagtgtctgccaagGGCCTTGAACTTAAACTAAACTATGAAAAGATGAAGGTGCTCTTTCTCATGTACGCAATGTGTGTTTGCCTAGAGCAACACAACACCCAGGACCAACACTATACATGGTtagagaaagatgtgtgtgtgtgtg contains the following coding sequences:
- the LOC122128871 gene encoding zinc finger protein OZF-like gives rise to the protein MSDHFVSRSLTHVPVSLPTFTVLSCCQQSNTRKKKHECSQCFKTFPKSSALAIHQRTHTGEKPHQCSQCGNAYSQMCNLKRHQRIHTRENPHQMIHTEEKPHQGSQCGKTFKCMSYLKRHQRIHTGEKPHQCSQCGKAYHRMSHLKTHQRIHTGEKPYHCSQCGKTFSRMCYLKEHQRIHTGEKPHQCSQCGNAFRSMSNLNAHQRIHTGEKPHHCSQCGKTFTVMGTLKRHQRIHTGEKPHQCSQCGKAYHQISHLKTHQRIHTGEKPYHCSQCGKTFSQMCYLKEHQRIHTGEKPHQCFHCGNAFRSMSNLKAHQRIHTGEKPHHCSQCGKTFTVMGHLKRHQRIHTGEKPYHCSQCGKTFTVMGHLKRHQMIHTGEKPHQCFQCGKCFNTKSNLKTHQKIHTRITHTAEKPYQFLQRRKAFNRISSLKVHQKIHTRERPHQCSFPTPPVLSFPITFQFPTPPVLSFPITFQFPTPPVLSFPITFQFPTPPVLSFPITFQFPTPPVLSFPITFQFPTPPVLSFPITFQFPTPPVLSFPITFQFTLPYYPPVWSFCRLSYGLAHLRSIRV